In Chlorogloeopsis sp. ULAP01, the following proteins share a genomic window:
- a CDS encoding TIGR04168 family protein, which translates to MIVQTTNSKTLKIAVVGDVHDQWEVEDGIALKHLGVDLVLFVGDFGNESVEVVRAIASLEIPKAAVMGNHDAWYTATEWGRKKCPYDRSQEDWVQQQLDLLGEAHVGYGKRDFPTFNLTVVGGRPFSWGGPEWKFADICKQRYGVSDLDESATQIFQAVKSAAYETIIFVGHNGPSGLGDRPEDPCGKDWHPIGGDYGDPDLAEAISLTLNAGKTVPLVTFGHMHHTLRHTKKMLRKRVFRSPEGIIYLNAASVPRIVEDGGEKLRNFSIVLLEDGVATQASCVWVGNDFKIASEEILYERSRSVVQSA; encoded by the coding sequence ATGATCGTTCAGACAACTAATTCAAAAACCTTGAAAATCGCTGTAGTTGGAGATGTTCACGACCAATGGGAAGTCGAAGATGGTATTGCACTTAAGCATCTCGGTGTTGACTTAGTGCTGTTTGTCGGGGATTTTGGCAACGAATCGGTAGAAGTGGTAAGAGCGATCGCCTCCCTTGAGATTCCCAAAGCAGCAGTCATGGGCAACCACGATGCTTGGTACACTGCTACGGAATGGGGGCGGAAAAAGTGTCCCTACGATCGCTCCCAAGAAGACTGGGTACAGCAACAGTTAGATTTATTAGGTGAAGCCCATGTTGGCTACGGGAAGCGTGATTTTCCCACTTTTAATTTAACAGTAGTAGGGGGACGTCCCTTTAGCTGGGGTGGCCCAGAATGGAAATTTGCAGATATCTGCAAACAAAGATATGGTGTGAGCGATCTTGATGAATCTGCTACCCAGATTTTTCAAGCTGTAAAAAGTGCTGCCTATGAGACAATTATTTTTGTCGGTCATAATGGCCCTTCTGGATTAGGTGATCGCCCAGAAGATCCTTGTGGCAAAGACTGGCATCCGATTGGTGGCGATTATGGCGATCCAGATTTAGCAGAGGCAATTTCTCTGACTCTCAATGCAGGTAAAACTGTTCCTCTGGTAACATTTGGCCATATGCACCATACATTGCGGCACACAAAGAAAATGCTGCGCAAGCGGGTGTTTAGAAGTCCAGAAGGGATTATTTACTTAAATGCGGCGAGTGTACCCAGAATTGTAGAAGATGGGGGTGAAAAGCTGCGGAATTTTTCGATTGTTCTATTGGAAGATGGTGTAGCTACTCAAGCATCCTGTGTTTGGGTTGGTAATGACTTCAAGATTGCCTCTGAAGAAATTTTGTATGAGCGATCGCGTTCAGTAGTGCAATCTGCATGA
- a CDS encoding GUN4 domain-containing protein, giving the protein MADKQHQHYQDLIARYNYIIRELNHKLRQREFRQRGAIVSNNLEYKVIHTNNSVRSKEEVIRQTSQDNTLITDKFDYRILEILLKESCWQEADELTTYAMLKVSNRDYERYFCLIDIANFPREHLLIIDKLWLEYSRNLFGFSVQKKIYQNLGGTQDYQYET; this is encoded by the coding sequence ATGGCAGATAAACAACATCAACATTATCAAGATTTAATTGCCAGATATAATTACATTATTCGGGAATTAAACCATAAATTAAGACAACGTGAGTTCAGACAAAGAGGAGCAATTGTTTCTAATAATTTAGAATACAAAGTAATTCATACAAATAATTCTGTGCGTTCAAAAGAGGAAGTTATTAGACAAACATCACAAGATAATACTCTTATTACAGACAAATTTGATTATCGAATACTTGAGATTTTGCTCAAAGAAAGTTGTTGGCAAGAAGCTGATGAACTAACAACTTATGCAATGCTAAAAGTATCCAATAGAGATTATGAGAGATATTTTTGCCTAATAGATATTGCTAATTTTCCGCGTGAGCATTTATTAATAATTGATAAATTGTGGCTAGAATATAGCCGAAATTTATTTGGTTTTAGTGTACAAAAGAAAATTTATCAAAATTTAGGCGGAACCCAGGATTACCAATACGAAACTTGA
- the nadA gene encoding quinolinate synthase NadA, producing MFTTALVQRDKNQPGALPLDLFAAIKNLKKELNAVILAHYYQEPDIQDIADFIGDSLQLAKAAANTNADVIVFAGVHFMAETAKILNPDKMVLLPDLSAGCSLADSCPPKEFAAFKAAHPDHLVVSYINCSAEIKAMSDIICTSSNAMRIVQQIPQNVPIIFAPDRNLGRYVMEQTGRDLVLWQGSCIVHETFSEKKIVQLKIAHPEAEAIAHPECEPTVLRHASFIGSTAALLKYCQESQTQEFIVATEPGIIHQMQKAAPQKHFIPAPPINNCNCNECPFMRLNTLEKLYLAMKNRAPEITMSEEIRLAALRPIQRMLEMSV from the coding sequence GTGTTTACAACTGCACTTGTTCAACGAGACAAAAACCAACCAGGTGCCTTACCACTGGATTTATTTGCAGCTATTAAGAACCTAAAAAAAGAACTGAATGCGGTAATCCTGGCACATTACTATCAAGAGCCAGATATCCAGGATATAGCAGACTTTATCGGAGATTCATTACAACTAGCAAAAGCAGCAGCAAACACTAATGCTGATGTTATTGTCTTTGCTGGTGTTCACTTCATGGCAGAGACGGCAAAGATTCTCAACCCCGACAAAATGGTACTTTTACCAGATTTGAGTGCTGGTTGTTCTTTAGCAGACAGTTGCCCTCCAAAGGAATTTGCGGCTTTTAAAGCCGCTCATCCAGATCATCTGGTGGTTTCTTACATCAATTGTTCGGCCGAAATTAAGGCCATGAGTGATATTATTTGCACTAGTTCCAATGCTATGAGAATTGTGCAGCAAATACCACAGAATGTACCGATTATTTTTGCTCCCGATCGCAATTTAGGACGGTACGTGATGGAACAAACCGGTCGAGATTTGGTGCTTTGGCAAGGTAGCTGCATTGTGCATGAAACCTTCTCAGAAAAAAAGATTGTGCAGCTAAAAATAGCACATCCAGAAGCAGAAGCGATCGCTCACCCAGAATGCGAACCTACTGTATTGCGCCATGCCAGTTTTATTGGTTCTACAGCAGCCCTACTCAAGTACTGTCAAGAAAGTCAAACTCAAGAATTTATAGTTGCTACTGAGCCGGGTATCATTCACCAAATGCAAAAAGCAGCACCTCAAAAGCATTTTATTCCTGCCCCACCGATTAATAATTGCAATTGCAATGAGTGTCCTTTTATGCGTTTGAATACCTTAGAAAAGCTTTATTTAGCGATGAAAAATCGTGCGCCAGAAATTACTATGTCAGAGGAGATACGACTGGCAGCATTGCGTCCAATTCAGCGGATGTTAGAGATGAGTGTTTAA